In one Candidatus Nitronereus thalassa genomic region, the following are encoded:
- a CDS encoding DsrE/DsrF/DrsH-like family protein — MSITQVEPATTLAQLQESKSDKVTIVLLSGDMDKAMAAFIIATGAAAMGMQVTMFFTFWGLNVIRKPGASSTAKDFLRKAFGFLNKGGADSLPLSKFNFGGMGTTMMKKVMKDNRMPGVPELIQTALDLEVKMIACTTTLGLLGISKDTLIDGVDQLAGVSTYLAEAKNGSVNLFI; from the coding sequence CATAACGCAAGTTGAACCCGCCACGACCCTCGCACAACTCCAGGAATCTAAATCTGACAAGGTTACAATTGTTCTCCTGAGTGGAGATATGGATAAGGCCATGGCCGCCTTTATTATTGCCACCGGGGCTGCCGCCATGGGGATGCAGGTCACCATGTTTTTTACCTTCTGGGGATTGAATGTGATTCGCAAGCCCGGAGCCTCCAGCACGGCCAAGGACTTCCTACGTAAAGCCTTTGGCTTTCTCAACAAAGGCGGTGCGGACAGCCTTCCCCTGTCCAAGTTTAATTTTGGCGGCATGGGAACCACCATGATGAAAAAAGTCATGAAAGACAATCGCATGCCTGGCGTACCCGAACTCATCCAGACGGCCTTGGACCTCGAGGTGAAAATGATTGCCTGCACCACAACTTTAGGCCTCCTTGGAATTTCCAAGGACACACTGATCGACGGCGTGGACCAACTTGCAGGCGTTTCCACCTATTTGGCTGAAGCCAAAAACGGTTCCGTGAATTTGTTTATTTGA